DNA sequence from the bacterium genome:
TGATAGACTTAGCAAACTATTCGGTTGTGGCATCCACCTCTGAATGGATAACCGATAACCAACCGTTAGCATGGTCACCTGATGGTTCCCGTGTATTAGGAATGTCCCGCGATAGCGTCTTATGGCAGTGGCATTTTAATGCACCAACAGCGACTCCCACCCCGTTACGCGAAAGTGTTAGTGGCGTTACCTACCTATGGTCGCATGCAGCAACAATTGCCGACACAATTTGGCTGGTTACTGCTGAGCGCAATCAACAGCCCTATTATCATTATGCAATCGGTTTCTCGGGAATTACCCTCGATAGCATAGCCTTTGACCAATCATCATTCGGTACGATTCGCGACTATTCAGAGAACAGCGCGTGGGAAATCACATCCGACCGTTTCCGACAGATTTATTGGGACGATGGAGTTAATCGTTTGCAATTCGGATCAGCTGAGTATCCGCGTAGCAACCTAAGGAGCATTTTAGCAGTAGCTCGGGACGGTACAGTCGCACTTGCTTTAACCAATGAAAATACGGTAGCTCGATTTGCAATCCCACCGCTAACAACCGAAGTCGTCGTCCGTGGGGCATCGGACTTCTCACACTTTGCTGTCTATGGTAACCCGTTGGAAGTCTATGGCTCTTCAAGTACCGAGCGGGTGTTCCGAATCAGGGGGTTGGAAGAACCAGATTACCGGTGGTATGAGTCTCCTCATCAGGTTTTAGCGCTTGATCGGTAAAGTATGATGCTAACTTTCTCATCTTGTTTTAAGTTGGTAGCCACGGGCTTTAGCTCGCGCACAGCTAACACAAATAAAAATAAACGCGGGCAAAGCCCACGGCTACCAATTGTGAGATGGTTGCATACAATGTATCAATAACTGAATCGGGAAGAACTGAATATAATTGATCGGTAGCGAGTGAAGTGAGAGTCGCCGCTCACCCCATCGCTTTTTCGACCGCTTCCGATAATTCCACCAATCCAAACGGTTTCGGGAGAGCTAAAACAAAGCCATGTTCCGTTGGGTTTTCCATCCGAGGATCATTGATGTCGCCCGAGGTAACAATTGCTTTCACATTGGGATCGACTTGTTGGAGGAGCGCAACTGCTTCACTGCCACCGGTTCCTTCCGGGATCGTTAGGTCGAGTATTACTACATCGAAACGATTACCAGCGGTGAGCGAATCGCGGTATTTCGCCACAGTCTCGATACCATCGTCTGTACACACACAGGAATGACCATGCACCGAAAGAATCATTTCGTACAGCCGTTGTAACGCTTTTTCGTCTTCAAGAATCAGAACACTCGCCACGCTTTGTCCTATCTTCCCGTTCATGGAGTTATCACCGGTTCGCAATCCAGTACAGATAGAAAAGTACGATTTATCGTTTCTCTCCGCAAGTAAGATCGTTGCAAGGAACAACCGTTATGAATGTTGCTATCGTAATCGATTGCTAATTCCACTCGATGGGATGAGTAATCGTTTCTGCGCGGTTTGCAGAAAGCTGGTGGGAACTTATTCATTTGTTTTTGCGTGTAATTGAACAGTAAGTTGCACCATCGCAGCCGGGGTAAGTTACGTATTTTATTGTATTCGTAGTATCGGTTTTTCGTTTTATAGGGGGAAGAATGGTTGGGAAGAAGTTAATGCTTGCCACGGCGCTCGTTGTCGCAATGGCAGTCACTGCGTTTGCTTGCGGCGGCAAATGTGAGAGCAAATCGAAGACCGCGTCAAACAGTAGTGCGACCACGAAAGTCATGGTTGCCGGCGGTGAAAAGTGTGCGGTGAAAACCGCCGAGATGAAGGACGGGACATGCCCAGCTGGCGCTTGCACTGAAAAAACCGCCGAGATGAAAAAAGCAGGACATTGTGAAGCGGGCAGTTGTTCAAAAGATGCGAAGCATACCTCTACCGGCACGACCTCGAAGACAATGGTAGCGGGCGGCGAAGGTGTCGTACAGACTGCGATGGATACCAAAGTTGTCGATGGGAATGTTTATTCGTTAGCCGATGGTTCAAAGCGTTTTCTTTGCCCGGTGATGCTGGCGCAGGGAGACGTTAAAGATTCTCCGGAGTATAGCGACTACAACGGGAAACGGTATTATCACTGCTGCCCGGGTTGCAAAGATAAATTTGCCGACAATCCGAGCAAGTACCTTGATGCTTTGGTGATTCCGGCAAACGTCACGAAGGTCGATGGGAAGAAGCTGACCTTTCTCTGTCCGGTGACGAAGGAAGAAGGCATCGTCGGAAAAGACACCCCGTATGTGGATAACGGCGGCAAGCGGTATTACCTCTGCTGTGCAGATTGTAAAACCCCCTTCACCAAAAATCCATCCAAATACTCGATGTAGTGGGTGATAGGTGATGGGTGTTGGGAAAAGATGGTGAAGGGTGTAAGGCGTAAGGTGTAGGGTAAGGGCGGACTCCCATGTCCGCCCTTTTTTGTTATATCCTAATAATGGTGGATACGGGCTTCCAAGCCCGTTTTTTGTATGGGTGGTTACCGGTCTCCCGACCTGTAAGAAAAGAAATGCAATTGGGGAGAATCGCCAGTACCCAACGTTTAAGGGCGGATGTTAGCCGCCCTTACGAACGGGCTTGGAAGCCCGTAACCACCACAATAAAATTCGACCCCTACTCGACTTTCTTCATCACTGGTTGTGATACTTGCCCACCTAACCGATGTAATACATCCTCTTCTGACGTACCTACCGGGAGTTCCCGCACAACTCTATCAATTGCATCACCATCGCCGATCCATGCCCGCACTTGGTAATACATCGAGCTACTGAATTGTGCGGCGTACAA
Encoded proteins:
- a CDS encoding response regulator, which produces MNGKIGQSVASVLILEDEKALQRLYEMILSVHGHSCVCTDDGIETVAKYRDSLTAGNRFDVVILDLTIPEGTGGSEAVALLQQVDPNVKAIVTSGDINDPRMENPTEHGFVLALPKPFGLVELSEAVEKAMG
- a CDS encoding YHS domain-containing protein, with product MVGKKLMLATALVVAMAVTAFACGGKCESKSKTASNSSATTKVMVAGGEKCAVKTAEMKDGTCPAGACTEKTAEMKKAGHCEAGSCSKDAKHTSTGTTSKTMVAGGEGVVQTAMDTKVVDGNVYSLADGSKRFLCPVMLAQGDVKDSPEYSDYNGKRYYHCCPGCKDKFADNPSKYLDALVIPANVTKVDGKKLTFLCPVTKEEGIVGKDTPYVDNGGKRYYLCCADCKTPFTKNPSKYSM